One Heyndrickxia oleronia genomic window, AAAAAGTACTGAAAAGAATAGTAATGAAGAAAAAAATACTGTGATGACTGAACTGTATTTAATTGATAAAAACGGTTATGTCGTTTCACAAACATTGCCATTACCGAATAAATCGGGAGTTGCTGCACAAGCTTTAGAATATTTGGTAAGTGATGGACCAGGTCAAGATTTAATACCTAACGGGTTCCGAACAGTCCTACCTGCAAACACAAATATAAGTGTGAACGTTGAAAAAGATGGTACTGCAGTAGTTGATTTTTCTAAGGAATTCAAAAATTACGATAAAGCGGATGAGGAAAAAATTCTTCAATCGATAACCTGGACATTAACCCAATTTGATTCAATCGATAAAGTTAAATTAATGGTAAATGGCGAACCTTTAAAGGAAATGCCAGTTAATGGAACACCGATTAATCAAGAAGGATTAACGCGAGCTAATGGTATCAATAATGACTTGTCAGATGTAATCGATGTGACTAATACACATCCGCTTACAGTCTATTATTTAGCTGAAAATGGTGGTCATTCATACTACGTACCTGTAACAAAACGTGTCCAGAATATAGAATCTACTGATGTGAATGCAGAGATTAAACAAATTGTTGCAGAATTAGTTAAAGGGCCTAATAAAAATTCTCCTCTTGTTAGTGCATTCCAATCTGATGTAGCGCTATTGGAAGATCCTGTTATTAAAGATGGGCAAGTTACGTTAAATTTTAATGAAAATATTCTAGGAAGCTTTGAGGAAAAGAAGATTGCAGACAGTGTTTTAAAACCACTGGTTTATACATTAACAGAGAAAAAGGAAATTAAAAGTGTAGCAGTTGAAGTTGATGGAAGTTCTAAACTTGTCAATGAAAATGGTGAGCCACTAACAGAACCAGTAACACGGCCGGAAAATGTGAACACTGGTAGTTTTTAATCATAAAAGTTTGATATACTATATACTGTGAATAAAGAGGTTGGCATTTTGCCACCTCTTTTTATTGGTAGAACTTTTTATTATATAAGTTAAGGGAGGATATTTACATGCGGGTTGATGGTAGGGAAAAACTACAATTACGACCAATACATATAGAAACTGATTACTTAAAACACCCTGAAGGTTCGGTATTAATTACAGTTGGTGATACAAAAGTAATTTGTACAGCAAGTATAGAAGATCGAGTGCCACCCTTTATGCGTGGGAGTGGCAAGGGATGGATAACTGCAGAATATTCAATGCTCCCACGGGCAACTGAACAGCGTAATATACGTGAATCTTCAAAAGGAAAGGTTTCCGGGAGAACGATGGAAATTCAACGCTTAATTGGGAGAGCATTGCGTGCAGTGGTAAATCTAGAGAGTATTGGCGAGAGAACAATATGGATCGATTGTGATGTCATTCAGGCAGACGGAGGCACACGTACAGCTTCGATTACAGGTGCCTTTATAGCAATGACTCAAGCGTTTTCGAAATTATATGAAAATAAAACGATTAAAACGTTTCCGATTACGGACTATCTTGCAGCAACGAGTGTGGGGATAATAAAGGATCATGGTGCAGTATTAGATTTAAATTATTCGGAAGATAGTCAGGCACTTGTTGATATGAATGTCGTCATGACGGGGGCAGGAAATTTTGTTGAATTACAAGGCACAGGAGAGGAAGCAACATTTTCCCCAAATGAATTGCAGCAATTAATTGAAACAGCAACGCATGGGTTGAGAGAAATCTTTTCCATTCAGCAAAAGGCATTAGGTCCAATCGCAAATCATATTACGCTTACATGTGAGGAATAAAAAATGAAACAACAAGTAATTATAGCAACAAAAAATAGTGGGAAAGCAAAAGAATTTGAGAGTTTATTTTCAGCATTTAATATTAAAGTAAAAACATTATTAGATTTTCCTGATGCAATAGATGTTGAAGAAACAGGACATACCTTTGAAGAAAATGCAGTATTAAAAGCAGAAACCATCGCTTCACAATTTGGTCAAATGGTACTAGCTGATGATAGTGGATTATGCATTGATGCATTGAATGGAAGACCAGGAATTTATTCTGCAAGATATGCAGGTGAAGAAAAAGATGATGAGAAAAATATTGATAAAGTTTTAAAAGAAATGAAAGATGTGCCTGCAGGTGATCGTGCAGCTCGGTTTTATTGTGCATTGGCTCTAGCAGTACCTGGAGAAAAAACAATAACTGTAACTGGAACATGTGAAGGTGAAATTCTTCGTGAGAGACATGGGGAAAATGGATTTGGATATGATCCGATATTTTTTCTTAAAGATAAAGGAGTAACAATGGCAGAAATACCATCATCAGAAAAAAATAAAATTAGTCACCGTGCAGCTGCTCTGCAAAATCTCTATATCATCCTTAAAGATAAATTGAATCAAGGTGAAATGAAATGAAGCTACTGATTGTAAGTGATAGTCATGGATTGAAAAAAGAATTAGGTGAACTTAAGCAGAGATACGAAAATCAGGTAGATGCAATGATCCATTGCGGTGATTCAGAACTTATGTCAAATGAGGACGAAGTTCAAGGGTTTTTAATTGTACGTGGTAATTGTGATTTTGATAAACAGTACCCGCTTGATATTCGTAAAAATATCAATGGCAATGAAATATTTATTACACATGGACATCATTACAATGTGAAAATGACCTTAATGAATTTGTCATATAAAGCAAAAGAAGTACATGCTGATTTTGTGTTTTTTGGACATTCACATATCCTTGGTGCTGAAATGATCAATGGAACCTTATTTTTAAATCCAGGTAGTTTTTTAATGCCTCGCGGGAGAAGAGAAAGAACATATGCACTTGTTCAAAAAGAAAAAAATATGATTACAATTCAATTTTTTACTGATGCTCATCAGGAGTTAGAGGAACTAAGATTAACTTTTTATATATAGTCAATTGGATCTATTGCAGTTCAAATAGAGCTGCAATAGAACATTAGAAAAAATCTATTGACTTTTTAATGGTAATTGAATAAAATGATAATTGTCTTATATAGTAATTTTGTAATATTGATATATATGTCCCAGTAGCTCAGCTGGATAGAGCACGACCGAGTATGCATCGAAGAAAAACATCAGCGTACCGATTGAGCCACATCCCAGAAAAGCAAACCGAAATCGGGACGACTGGAAGTTAAGCAGGTTAAAAAATTAAAATATGTCCCAGTAGCTCAGCTGGATAGAGCACGACCGAGTATGCATCGAAGAAAAACATCAGCGTACCGATTGAGCTGCATTCCAGAAAAGCAAACCGAAATCGGGACGACTGGAAGTTAAGCAGGTTAAAAAATTATAATATGTCCCAGTAGCTCAGCTGGATAGAGCACGACCGAGTATGCATCAAAGAAAAACATCAGCGTACCGATTGAGCTGCATCCCAGAAAAGCAAACCGAAATCGGGACGACTGGAAGTTAAGCAGGTTAAAAAATTATAATATGTCCCAGTAGCTCAGCTGGATAGAGCAACAGCCTTCTAAGCTGTGGGTCGCAGGTTCGAATCCTGCCTGGGACGCCATTCTTATTTACCTAAAGCCTACTGTTAAGTAAGCTTTTTTTGTTGTAGAAGGAAATAGCTAATCGTTTTTGTAATCATGTGTTCATTCATGCTACACTTGTTTTACTTTTATAAATAAAGGCGGTTTTTTTGATGAACAGCAATGATAAAGGACCCATGGATAAACAGAAAATAATTCCCTTTCCTTTTTTAAAGGATCGTCTAATGGAGCTTGGTCTTGAACATTTACATCATCACCGATATGCGGAAGCAGTAAATTTATTAAGACAAGCAAATGAAATGGATCCTAGTAATCAGGAAATTAGTACTGCATATCTCTTAGCTCTGTATGAAAACGGTGATTTTGAGGAAGCGAAAGAGTTATGTTTAAAATTATTGCACCAGGGAATTGGAGATTATTTTGAAATAAATGATGTTTACATTATGATTTTAATTCAAATGGGTGATCATCATGCTGTAGTACATACAATAAAGGCATTAATAGATGAAAAAGAAGTCCCTTTCGATAAATTGGATCATTATGAAAAACTACTTCAATTCAGTCAAACTCGAATGGACAATCCGTTTGAAAGTAGAAAACGTGTAGATCACGAGCCTTTATTTTCGTCAAAGGATATGAAGGAAAATATGTTTAAAATTGCCCAATTGGCAAACCAAAATATTTATCCTTATAT contains:
- a CDS encoding GerMN domain-containing protein → MSKKTKATVAVTLLASSVYLSGCGLFGEEKMEKIDPPQKVTSLKNADSLKSTEKNSNEEKNTVMTELYLIDKNGYVVSQTLPLPNKSGVAAQALEYLVSDGPGQDLIPNGFRTVLPANTNISVNVEKDGTAVVDFSKEFKNYDKADEEKILQSITWTLTQFDSIDKVKLMVNGEPLKEMPVNGTPINQEGLTRANGINNDLSDVIDVTNTHPLTVYYLAENGGHSYYVPVTKRVQNIESTDVNAEIKQIVAELVKGPNKNSPLVSAFQSDVALLEDPVIKDGQVTLNFNENILGSFEEKKIADSVLKPLVYTLTEKKEIKSVAVEVDGSSKLVNENGEPLTEPVTRPENVNTGSF
- the rph gene encoding ribonuclease PH, which gives rise to MRVDGREKLQLRPIHIETDYLKHPEGSVLITVGDTKVICTASIEDRVPPFMRGSGKGWITAEYSMLPRATEQRNIRESSKGKVSGRTMEIQRLIGRALRAVVNLESIGERTIWIDCDVIQADGGTRTASITGAFIAMTQAFSKLYENKTIKTFPITDYLAATSVGIIKDHGAVLDLNYSEDSQALVDMNVVMTGAGNFVELQGTGEEATFSPNELQQLIETATHGLREIFSIQQKALGPIANHITLTCEE
- a CDS encoding XTP/dITP diphosphatase, yielding MKQQVIIATKNSGKAKEFESLFSAFNIKVKTLLDFPDAIDVEETGHTFEENAVLKAETIASQFGQMVLADDSGLCIDALNGRPGIYSARYAGEEKDDEKNIDKVLKEMKDVPAGDRAARFYCALALAVPGEKTITVTGTCEGEILRERHGENGFGYDPIFFLKDKGVTMAEIPSSEKNKISHRAAALQNLYIILKDKLNQGEMK
- a CDS encoding metallophosphoesterase codes for the protein MKLLIVSDSHGLKKELGELKQRYENQVDAMIHCGDSELMSNEDEVQGFLIVRGNCDFDKQYPLDIRKNINGNEIFITHGHHYNVKMTLMNLSYKAKEVHADFVFFGHSHILGAEMINGTLFLNPGSFLMPRGRRERTYALVQKEKNMITIQFFTDAHQELEELRLTFYI
- a CDS encoding tetratricopeptide repeat protein, with product MNSNDKGPMDKQKIIPFPFLKDRLMELGLEHLHHHRYAEAVNLLRQANEMDPSNQEISTAYLLALYENGDFEEAKELCLKLLHQGIGDYFEINDVYIMILIQMGDHHAVVHTIKALIDEKEVPFDKLDHYEKLLQFSQTRMDNPFESRKRVDHEPLFSSKDMKENMFKIAQLANQNIYPYIDELLEHLQNEREHPFIQTMILNVLREHHFNRQVTVKKFHYDGEISLDQIKPVFETPFYLELTNFLKEKIEHENPTLFSQMKEILDRHFFILYPFELSPKNKALWAAALYGYVGKLYGDNIDIDKIATKFEADAESLANSIDFIERLEEISLPIL